Within Roseisolibacter agri, the genomic segment ACGAGCTGATCCACGCGTGGCGCATGATGACCGGTCGCCGCATCGTGCCCAGCGGGTGGGAGGAGGAGGCAATGACCACCGGCATCCCGCCGTTCGTGAACTTCAAGTTCACCGAGAACAAGCTGCGCATGCAGTGCGGGATGCCCCTGCGCGCGCACTACAACTCGGACCCGAACTACAACTCGAAGCACATGGCGGTGCAGCACTTCGCGCTGCGCAACGCGTACCAGGGCTGCGGCGAGCTGGCGGCGACGTGACGCGCTGAGGTCCGGAGACGCGAAGCGGGGCGGCCAGTCGGCCGCCCCGCTTCGTTCGTCCCTCCGTCGCCGGCGTGGCTCAGCGCGCGAGCTCGCGCACCGCCTCGGTCAGCATGCGGACCTTCGCCGCGTCCGACGAGCCGGCCGCGTCGCCCTCGAGCGCCGTCGCGAGCGTCGTCAGCGCGCCCTGGCGCTGCGCGCCCGACGCCGACTCGGCGCCCGCGAGCGCCTGCCGCACGGCCGTGAGCCGCGCGCCCGACAGCCCCTTCGAGCGCTCCAGCTGGTCGACGAACGCGCGCGCCTTCGCGAAGCTCGCCGGCCACACGATCTTCGGCTGGCCCTGCGCGTTCAGGTAGTCCAGGTGGACCGTCTTCGCCGCGTCGATCTCGTTCTGCGACACGAACGCGCTCGGCGTGAGCTCGAAGATGTCGAGGCCGCGCGAGATCTCGGAGCTGACGATCGAGCCGTTGTACCAGTAGACCGACCACGAGCCGCCGTTGCCCATGCGGTTCGCGTCGACCGGGCCGCGGTCGTGGAACGCGATCTCGGTCGGGTGGCGGATGTCGGTGAAGTCCACCACCGAGATGCCGCCCTGGTACCACGACTGCACCATGACGTCGCGGCCCGGGATCGGGATCAGCGAGCCGTTGTGCGCGACGCAGTTCTCGTTGCTCGTCTGCGCGGCCGGGAGCTTCCAGTAGCTCTGGAACTCCATCTTGCGGTCCTTCAGCGTGAAGTACGCGTTCGCGCCCCACGTCTTGGGATCGCTGGCGCGGCACTTCGGCTGGCTGCCGCCGCCCCACTCGTCGGTGAAGAGGATCTTCGTGCCGTCGTTGTTGAACGTCGCCGAGTGCCAGTACGAGAAGTTCGAGTCGGCGACGGCGCCGATGCGCACCGGGTTGGCCGGGTTGCTGATGTCGAGCAGCAGGCCGTAGCCCTCGCACGCGCCGCCCGCGAGCCCGATGGCCGGGTACACGGTGATGTCGTGGCACTGCGTCGGGCCGGTGCGCGGGCCGCGCCCGCCGAACAGGCGCGCCATCATGCTCGGCAGCGCCGCGCGCAGCGCCGCGCTGTCCGCCGCCGTGGGATCGCCGCTGCCGCCGCGCGCCCGCACGATGCTGTCGAGCATCGGGCGCGTCTGCTGCGCGCGCAGCGCGCGCTCCGTGCCGTTCACGGTCACGATGAAGTCCCCGCGCGCCCGCGCCGCGGCGAGCGCCTGCGCGGCCGCCGTCACGTCCTCCGGCGCGGCGCCGTGCGTCGGCGGCGCGGCGAGGTCGTTGAAGATGCGCGGCGAGCTGACGATCGCCGCCGCCGCCGGGTTGGCCACGGGGACCTTGATCACCTCGATGCGGAAGAGCGCCGAGTTGGGGTCCTTGTCGGGCGTCTCGCTCACGCAGCCCGGCAGCTCCTCCGCCGAGCGCACGCCGGCCGAGCCCGAGATGTACACGTAGATGTTCTCCGTGTCCTTCGGGTCGACGAGCACGGTGTGCGTGTGCGAGCCGCGGCACGTCTGCACGTTGCCGACGTTGCGCGGGTTCTTGATGTCGCTGATGTCGAAGATGCGCAGGCCGCGCAGGCGGTCCTTGCTCACCGCCTGCTGCACGCCGCCGCCGCCGCAGTCGAGGCGCCCGGTGAGGCCCTCGCCCGAGACGAAGAGCAGGTTCTTGTAGACCGAGACGTCGCTCTGCGACGCCGGGCAGTAGTACGCGGTCGTGAGCTGCGGGCGGGCGGGGTTGGAGATGTCCCACACCTGCCAGCCGTTGTAGTTGCCCTGGATCGCGTAGTTGCCGGTGAACGCGAGGTCCGAGTTGGTGACCCCCGCGAAGCGCTCGGATGGCTGCGACTTGGACACCACGCGCAGGTTCCACGCGGCCTCCTCGGCGTCGTGGAGGCCGGCGCGCAGGCCGACGCGCGGATCCGGCCGCGGCGCCGCGGCCGACGCGCTGCCGCCGGTGGCGGCAGCGGCGCCGGTGCCGGCCGTCGCGCTCGCGCACGCGCCCAGCGCCAGCGCGCCGAGGGCGAGCGACAGCGACGGCAGGAGTCGGGCCGGCCGCGTGGCGGATCGGCGGGGAGGGAGCACGTGCACCATGTGGGGGTCCGGTGTCATGGGGGTGGGGCGGGGAAGGCGGATCACGGGGCGGTCGTCCCGAACATCAGCGCCGCGAGCATGTCCTGCATGCGCGCGATCTCGGTGATCTGGTCGACGTTCACGTCCGACGCGAGCTTGAACACGGTCTCGTTCTGCGCGGCGCCGTCGGTGGCGAAGAGCGTCTCGACCATCGCCACGGCGCCCTTGTGGTGCTGGATCATCAGCGTCAGGAACTGGCGGTCGAACTCCTCGCCGCGCGCCGCGGCCAGCGCCTGCATCTGCGCGGGCGTGAGCATCCCCGGCATGGCCGCGTGGCCCGCGTGCGGATCCCCGTGCCCGGCGTGCGCGTCGTGGGACTCCGCGGCGGCGGCGCTGTCGCGCAGCGCCGCCGGCTCGGGCACCGGCTGCTCGCGGTCGCGCAGCCACTGCTGCATCGTCGCGATCTCGTCGCGCTGCGCGTTGATGATGCGCGCCGCCAGCGTGCGCACGGCGGGGCTCGCGCCGTGCGTCGGCGCCAGGCGCGCCATCTCGATCGCCTGCGCGTGGTGGCCGATCATCCCGGTCATGAAGCGCGCGTCGGCCGCGACCCACGGGATGCGCGCGCTGTCGGCGCGGGCGCGCGCGATGGCGGCGCGGTCGGGCGCCGCTGCCGACGCCGCCGGCGACTGGGCGGCCGCGGCGGCCGGAGCCGCCACGAGCGCGACGGCGGTGAGCAGGGCCGCGGCGCGGCCGGCGTGGGATCGGGGCATGGCGGTGGAGCGGAGAGGGGCGGGCCCGCGCGAGCGCTCACGAGCGCGCGCGCGCGGGCCGTCCGGGGATCGTCGCCCGGAAGTTTGCATCCGTGCGCGATGGCGAGGTAGCCGCCCGGACCGATCGGCTGGTGCGGGGGCACGGCGGGTCGGCATCTTGCGGCACGACCCTCGGGCGGGCACTGTCGGCCCCGCGGTCCTCCACGTATACCCTGCGCATGCCCGACGGATCACGCCGGCTCGTCCTCCTGCTCCTCCTCGCGGCCACCGCCTGCGGCGGCGAGTCCCGGGGCCCGACGATCGGGATCGCCGTCGACTCGGACGGCCGCATCGGAGCCGAGTACGCGGCGGCGGACGTGAACGCGACGGGCGGCATCGGCGGGGACTCGCTGCGCCTGCGCCTGATGCCCACCCGCGACGCCACCCGCGCCCAGATGTCCATCGGCATCGCGGACAGCCTGGCCGCCGACGCCTCGGTGGTCGCGGTGGTGGGGCACTCCAACAGCGCGGCCAGTCTGGCGGCCTCGCAGATCTACAACGAGCGCCGGCTCCCGCACATCGCCCCGAACACCACCGCGCCGCTCTTCTCGGCGGCCGGGCCGTACAGCTTCCGCCTGGTGCCCGACGACCGGCGCCAGGCGGCCTTCATGGCGGCCGAGGTGGCGCGCGCCGGCGCCCGCCGCGTCGCCATCGCCTTCGTCAACGACGACTACGGGCGCGGCCTGCAGGGGGCGCTGCGGACCGATCTCGCGCGGCGCGGCACCGCGGTCGTGTACGAGACGCCGTACCTCGAGCGGGGCGACTCGGGGCGCGTCGCGACGGTGGCCCGCGCGATGGCCGCCGCGCGGCCCGACCTCCTGCTCTGGCTCGGCCGGCCCGACCAGCTGGATCTCATGCGCCGGGCGCTCGCGCCGCTCCTCCCGTCGCTGCCGGTGCTCGCGAGCGACGGGCTCGACGTCAGTCGCGTCTACGCGCAGCGCGATCGCTACCAGAGCGTCCGCTTCGTGCGGTTCGTCGATCCGGAAGGCCCGGGCGAGGCGCTGGCCGCCTTCCGCACCCGCTTCCGTGCGGGCACCCGCCGGGAGCCCACCACGGACGCGGTCCTCTCCTACGACGCGACGATGCTGCTGGCCGCCGCGCTGCGCGACGGCGCCCGGACGCGCGAGGAGGTCCGGGCGTGGCTGGCCGGCGTGGGCACCACCCGGCCCGCCTATCAGGGCATCTCGGGTCCCATCGCCTTCGACAGCGCCGGCGACGTGGTGCGCCCGCACCGCCTGGCCGAGGTGCACGCCGACGGCGTGCGGGCGGTGAGCGTTCCGTGAGCCCCGTGTCCGCATGAGCGTCCGATCGCGCGGCCTCGCGCTGCTGCTCGTCCTCGGCCTGTGGGGCTGCCGCGACGCGTCGCGGAGCACCATCGGCGTCGCGATGGGCACCGACGGCGTGGCGGCGGCGCGCCTCGCGGCGGCCGACGTCAACGCCGCCGGCGGGATCGGCGGCGACTCGCTGCGACTGCGCGTCACCGAGATGGAGGCCGTCGCCGCGGCGCAGCGCGCGATCCGCGTCGCCGACTCGCTGGCGTCCGATCCGGCCGTCGTCGCGGTGGTCGGACACTCCAACAGCGCCGCCAGCCTGGCCGCGTCGCAGATCTACAATGCGCGACAGCTCGCGCACGTCGCGCCGACGACCACGGCGCCGCTCTTCTCGAAGGCGGGACCCTACAGCTTCCGGCTCGTGCCCGACGACCGGCGGCAGGCGGACTTCCTGGTCGCGGAGATCGTGCGCTCGGGCGCGCGCCGCGTGGCGGTCGTCTACGTCAACGACGACTACGGCCGGGCGCTCCAGCTGGCGGTGCGCGCACAGCTCGACCGGCACGCGACGCCCGTGGTCTACGAGGCGCCGTACCTCGAGCCGGGCGACTCGGCGCAGCTCGCGGTCGTGGCGCGCGCCGCGGCCAACGCGCGCCCCGACCTGCTGGTGTGGCTCGGCCGCCCGCCGCAGCTGGCGCGCGTGCTCGCGACGCTGCGGCCCCTCCGCCCGGCGCTCCCGGTCCTCGGCAGCGACGCCGTCGATCTGGGGCCCGTGTACGAGCAGCCCGCGCGCTTCTCGCTCGTGCGCTTCGTGCGCTTCGTCGACCCCGCGGGGCCGGCGCCATCGCTGCAGGCGTTCCGCGCGCGCTTCGTCGCCGCCAGCGGCCACGAGCCGACCGCCGAGGCGCTGCTGGCGTACGACGCCACCATGCTGCTGGCGGCCGCGATGCGCGACGGCGCGCGCACCCGCGCGGCGGTGCGCGACTGGCTGGCGGACGTCGGCAGCGCGCGGCCCGCGCACCAGGGCATCTCGGGCCCGATCGCGTTCGACAGCGCGGGCGACGCGAACCGGCCGCTCCGCCTGGCCGAGGTGCGCCCCGACGGCGTGCGCGCGGTGAGCAATCCGTGATCGCCGGGCGCGGGCCGCTGCGCGGCGTCTCGGTGCGCACGCTGATCGCCGGCGGCGCGGCGACGCTCGTCACGATCATGGTGGTCGCCACCGCCGGGCTCCTGCTGGTCACCTCGCGCATGCGTCTCGCGCTCGAGCGGGAGGCGCGCACGATGCTCGCCGAGCAGCAGATCGTCGACCGCATCAACCGCGACGTCGCGCGGCAGCTGCTCTACGCCGCCAGCTACCTGGACGACCCGCGCCCCGAGACGCTGGCCGACTTCCGCGACCGCGGCGAGAGCGTCTACACCGCCGTGCGGCGCTACCTCTTCCGCGACCTCTCGCTGCCACAGCGGCTGCAGGTGGAGCGCGTGAAGGAGCTGCACCAGGCGCTCGAGGTGCGCGCGCAGGAGGCGTTCGACGCGCGGCGCGACTCGACGCCGGACGTGGTGCGGGTGCGGGCCGCGGCCGTCGTCGCGGCCGGGGATCCGCTGCAGGTGGCGCTCGACCGCTTCCTCGCGCTGCGCGCCGCCGACTACGACGCGGCGCTGCGCCGTCATGGGGAGACGCTGCGCCGCCTGTACGGCGCGGCGGCGCTGCTGGCCGGGCTGCTGTTCGTCAGCGTGTTGCTGGCGCTGCGCTTCGTGCAGCGCCGCCTGCTCCTGCCGCTCGACGAGCTGTCGCACGCCGCCCAGCGGCTGGGCGCGGGCGACCTCGCCGCGCGCGTGCCCCTGCGCCACGACGACGAGCTGGCGCGCGTCGGCGGCAGCTTCAACGCGATGGCCACGAGCCTCGGCACGCTGCAGCACGAGCTGCGGCGCAGCGAGGACCGCTATCGCCGCCTCGTCGAGCTGTCGCCGGACGCGGTGATCGTGCACGCGGACGACCGCATCCAGCTCGTCAACGACGCCGCGCGCCGGCAGCTCGGCGCGGCGTCGGCGTCGCAGCTCGTCGGGCGCCCGCTGCTGGACCTCGTGCACCCGGACGCGAAGCCGAGCGCCGCGGAGCGGCTGCGCCACGTGCTCGCGGCGGAGGAGCCCGCGTCCGCGGTCGAGCTGCCCTTCCGCCGCCTCGACGGACAGGAGGTGCACGGCGAGCTCGCCGCCACCGCCTTCGAGTTCGAGGGGCGCGCGGCGACGCTGATGGTGGTGCGCGACGTCACCACGCGTCGCAAGGCGGAGGCGGCGCTGCAGGCGGCGGAGGAGCAGCTGCGGCAGGCGCAGAAGATGGAGGCCGTGGGACGGCTGGCCGGCGGCATCGCGCACGACTTCAACAACCTGCTCACGGTCATCATGAGCTACGCGGAGCTGCTCGAGTCGGCGATCTCCGCCGCCGACCCGCTCCGCGACGACGTGGCCGAGATCCGCGCCGCCGCGCGGCGCGCGAGCCGGCTCACCGGGCAGCTGCTCGCCTTCAGTCGCAAGCAGGTGCTGCGGCCGCGGCTCACCGACCTGAATGCGGTGGTCGCGGAGATGGTCGCGCTGCTGCGGCGCCTGATCGGCGCGGACATCGACCTGCGCCCCGAGCTGGAGCCGCAGCTGCCGGCGGTCGAGGCGGACACCGGCCAGATCGAGCAGGTGATCGTCAACCTCGTGGTGAACGCGCGCGACGCGATGCCGCACGGCGGGCGCCTCCACATCCGGACCCGCCGCGTCCTCCTCGGCGCCGACGCGATCGGGGACGTGCCGGGCGCGCGGCCGGGCGCGTACGTCGTGCTCTCGGTGACCGACACCGGCACGGGGATGGACCGCGCGACGCAGGAGCGCGTCTTCGAGCCGTTCTTCACCACGAAGCCGACGGGGAAGGGGACGGGGCTCGGGCTCGCGACCGTCTACGGCATCGTGCAGCAGAGCGGAGGACACATCCGCCTGCGCAGCGAGCTGGGGCTCGGCACCACGTTGGAGATCTTCCTGCCGCAGGCCGCGAACGCCGAGCTCGCCGCCGCGATCCCTGAGGTGGCACCCGGCGCGTCGGGCGGCAGCGAAACCGTGCTGCTGGTGGAGGACGACGAGGCGGTGCGCGCGCTCGCCCGCCGCATCCTGCAGCGCGGCGGCTACACCGTGATCGAGGCCGCAAACGGCGACCAGGCGATCCGCCTCGCGGCCGAGCACCGTGGGCCGCTCGACCTGCTGCTCACGGACGTCGTGCTGCCGGGCATCGGTGGACGCGAGCTGGCCGCGCGGCTGGAGGCGGCGCGCCCGGGGCTCCCGGTGCTCTTCACCTCGGGCTACACCGAGGACGAGGTGCTGCGGCGTGGCATCCACGCGCACACCGAGCGCTTCGTCCCCAAGCCGTACGCGCCGCACGAGCTGCTGGCGCACGTTCGCGGGGCGCTCGACGCGCGACGGACGTCCGCGTCCTGATTCCGTTTGCGCGCCTCGGGCGCGCGGCGTATACATGGAGCCCGAGGACGCTCGCGCCGACGACGGCCGCGATCGCGTCGCGCGCTGGCCAGCAGGGAGCACCGCGTGGCCCACCTCGAGCACCCGCGCACGCACCGCCCCGAGCGCACGGACTTCGGTCCGCGCGCCGACGCCGCGGCGCCCGTGTCGCCGGCGGTGCCGGAGCCAGCGCCACCCGCCGCCGCGGCGGGCATGCCGATCGAGCTGCGCGCGCTGGCCGTGCTGCTGCTGCTGGATCTCGCGGTCGGCATCTGGATGCGCCTGCACGCCGAGCGGTGGCTGTCGTTCTTCGTCACGCACCTGCCGGTGCTGGGCCTCGCCGCCGCGGCGTGGGGCGTCGCGCCCGACGAGGCGAAGCGGTGGCTCACCGGCGGCGCCCGCGCCGCGCTCGCGCGCCGCGCGGTGCTGCGCGCGCTCGCGCTGCTGGTGGGCGTGCTCGCGACCGCGAGCCTGCTCTGCTCCACGGTGCGCGTGGAGTCGGTGGACCCGGGCGTCCGAACGCGGCTGCGCGTGATCGAGGGTGGGCGCACGCTCGCCGACTCCGCGCGCTTCGCGGCCGCGCCCACCGAGCCGCTCAACCGCCTGACGACGCCGATCGCGTTCCGCGTCTGGATGCCGCCGACGGGGCGGCGCGTGTGGGTGCACGGCCCCGGGCTCGCGAGCGCCAGCCGCCTCGTGCTGCCGTGGGTGCCGACGACCATCCAGTATCCCGACGACTTCGACTCGCTGGCGACGCTGGCCGCGGTGCCCGCGCCGGCCATGCTCCGCCTGCTCGCCGATTCGAGCACGCGTCCGGTGCTGACGATCCGCGACGGCGTGGACACGAGCGCGGTGCTCGCGCGCGCGCCGCTGGCGGCGCTGCGCGCGGTCGTCGTCGGCTTTCCCGAGCCCGCGCCGCCCGACACGGCGACGCTCGGCCGCTGGACGGAGCGGCTGCGCGCCTACCTCACCGACACGACGGCCCTGCAGGACAGCGCGTCGCTCGCCGCCCGCGACCAGGACGTCGCGGCCACGCTGCGGCAGTGGGCCGCGGTCGAGCGGCGGCGCAGCGCGCGGCCGCTGGTCGTCGGCGACCTGCTGCGGTGGGAGCTCCGCCGCCGCGACGGCACGCTGGTGCGATCCGACACGACGAGGGTGACCCGTGCGATCACGACCATCTTCCTCGACCCCTAATCGCCGCGTGGCGCTGCTCGCGGCGCTCGCGCTGCCCCTGCATGCGCCCGCCGCGCAGGTCGCGCGCGCGCCCGTCACGCTCGACGTGCGCATCGACGGGCCGCTGTACCGCACGCAGCTCGGCGACGACGCGTGCACGGCGCGCTGCGCCACGCTGCGCGGCGCGCTCTCGGACTCGGTGCGCGCGGCGTTCGAGCGCAGCTTCGGCTTCCTCGAGTGGCGCCCGACGGCCGCGCCGGACACGCTGGTCGTCGCGTGGGTGAACTCCGAGGCCCAGACCGGCAAGCTCGCGCTCTCGCTCCGCGGGAAGCACGCGCGCCGCGGCACGCGCACGACGCACGTCCCGTTCGAGAGCTTCAACGCGATCGCCACGCGCCCGGCCGCCGACTGGCAGAGCGTGCCCCGCCTGAGCGCCGCGTGGAGCGCGCAGCTGCGCACGATCCTCGCGCGCCCCTCGGAGACGCAGGGCATCCTCACGAACCTGCTCTGGCAGATCCCGCTCGCCGAGCGTGGCGGCGTCTCGCTCGGCGAGGCGCCGGACGTGGTGGTGGGCGTCGGCCCGCGGGCGCTGCGCGCGGATCCGGCGCGCAATCCGGTGTTCGTCGTGCGCATGCACGTCGTCGATCCGGCCACCGGCCCCATCGCGAGCGCGCGCCAGGACACGACGGAGATGTCGCTCGCCGGCTGCAGCCGCAGCGGCGGCGGCGCGACCTACCGCTGCCGCATGGACCAGCTGGTGTACCCGGAGCGCACGCCGCCCGACACGGTGCGCGGCGCCGCGGAGCTGAGGACGCTCGCGCGCCGCGCGAAGCAGCAGCCGGTGACGCTGCACCTCTGGACCTACTTCCCGGTGGACCCGGCCGACGACGCGCCGCTCCACCGGCCGCGGGAGTGACGCGATGCGTGCCGTGATCCCCGCCATCGTGCTCGTCGGACTGCTCGCGGGCTCCGCGCGCGGCCAGCTCCCGACGCCGACCCGGGTCAGCTCGGCCGCCGCGGCCACGAGCCGGCTGCAGCAGGGACGCGCGCTGCTCGACGCGCGCCGCTTCGCGGAGGCGCGCGACGCCTTCGCCGCGGTGCTCGACGCGGACGTGGAGCTCGACGCGGGCAGCCGCGCCGTCGCGCACTTCGGCCGCGGCGTGGCGGTGCAGGAGCTGCTGCGCGACGCGGAGGTGAGCGATAGCGGCGTCGTCGCCGCCGCGCTCGCCGACTACGACCAGGCCCGCCAGCTGGACTCGGCCGCGTACTTCGCCGCCGCGGGCTACAACGCCGCGCTGCTGCACCGCGCCATGGGCCGCCACGACCGCGCGGCCGCGACCTTCGTCGCCGTGTCGGCCGCGGAGCCGCCGGCGCGCCGCGCGCGCACGCTGCTCCGCGCCGCGCGCGAGCTCGAGGCGGCCGGGACGCCCGGCGCCGGCGACAGCGCCCGCGCGCTCTACCGGCGCGCGCTGGCCGCCGACAGCTCGCTCGACGACGCGCGCCTCGCGCTCGCCGGACAGCCCACGGGCGTCGCGCCCGCATGGTCGCTGGCGTCGCTGACGGCGCTCCTGCGCGACTCGTCGCGCGCGCCCGCCGTCGCCGAGGCGACGCTCGCGGCGCTGCACGCCCGGCCGGCGTTCCCGCCGCCCGTCGCGGACTCGCTGCTGCAGCTGCTCGCGACCGCCAACGTCGTGGCGAGCCTCTCGTCCGAGACGTTCGCCGCGACGCAGCGCGACCGGCTGCGCGACGTGCCGTCCCTGCATCCCACGCTGCGCGACGGCGTGACGGCGATGCTCGCGGCCTACGCGTCCACGCCCGTCACGCCGGAGGCGCGGTGGTGGCAGTCCGGCTCGTGGGACCGGCGACGCGCGTGGAGCGGCGTGCTGCGCACCATCGGCGAGTGGCACGAGCGCGACGGTCGCGAGGCGCTCGCCGCGACCTACTACGAGCGCGCGCTCGGCTTCCCCGACGAGGAGGTCGGGCCGTGGGTGGATCTGAACGCCGTGCTCCCGCTGGTGCTGATCTACGACCGGCGCGCGCGCACGTCGCCCGAGGCGGCGCAGCGGCTCGACCGGCTCATGCGGTCGGTGTTCGAGGGCAAGGCCATCGCCTACCAGCGCGAGGACATCCCGCGCATCCGGCAGTTCCACATCGCGCTCGGCAGCTACTACGCGGGGCGGAGGCAGTGG encodes:
- a CDS encoding ABC transporter substrate-binding protein, producing the protein MPDGSRRLVLLLLLAATACGGESRGPTIGIAVDSDGRIGAEYAAADVNATGGIGGDSLRLRLMPTRDATRAQMSIGIADSLAADASVVAVVGHSNSAASLAASQIYNERRLPHIAPNTTAPLFSAAGPYSFRLVPDDRRQAAFMAAEVARAGARRVAIAFVNDDYGRGLQGALRTDLARRGTAVVYETPYLERGDSGRVATVARAMAAARPDLLLWLGRPDQLDLMRRALAPLLPSLPVLASDGLDVSRVYAQRDRYQSVRFVRFVDPEGPGEALAAFRTRFRAGTRREPTTDAVLSYDATMLLAAALRDGARTREEVRAWLAGVGTTRPAYQGISGPIAFDSAGDVVRPHRLAEVHADGVRAVSVP
- a CDS encoding LVIVD repeat-containing protein gives rise to the protein MTPDPHMVHVLPPRRSATRPARLLPSLSLALGALALGACASATAGTGAAAATGGSASAAAPRPDPRVGLRAGLHDAEEAAWNLRVVSKSQPSERFAGVTNSDLAFTGNYAIQGNYNGWQVWDISNPARPQLTTAYYCPASQSDVSVYKNLLFVSGEGLTGRLDCGGGGVQQAVSKDRLRGLRIFDISDIKNPRNVGNVQTCRGSHTHTVLVDPKDTENIYVYISGSAGVRSAEELPGCVSETPDKDPNSALFRIEVIKVPVANPAAAAIVSSPRIFNDLAAPPTHGAAPEDVTAAAQALAAARARGDFIVTVNGTERALRAQQTRPMLDSIVRARGGSGDPTAADSAALRAALPSMMARLFGGRGPRTGPTQCHDITVYPAIGLAGGACEGYGLLLDISNPANPVRIGAVADSNFSYWHSATFNNDGTKILFTDEWGGGSQPKCRASDPKTWGANAYFTLKDRKMEFQSYWKLPAAQTSNENCVAHNGSLIPIPGRDVMVQSWYQGGISVVDFTDIRHPTEIAFHDRGPVDANRMGNGGSWSVYWYNGSIVSSEISRGLDIFELTPSAFVSQNEIDAAKTVHLDYLNAQGQPKIVWPASFAKARAFVDQLERSKGLSGARLTAVRQALAGAESASGAQRQGALTTLATALEGDAAGSSDAAKVRMLTEAVRELAR
- a CDS encoding DUF305 domain-containing protein, which encodes MPRSHAGRAAALLTAVALVAAPAAAAAQSPAASAAAPDRAAIARARADSARIPWVAADARFMTGMIGHHAQAIEMARLAPTHGASPAVRTLAARIINAQRDEIATMQQWLRDREQPVPEPAALRDSAAAAESHDAHAGHGDPHAGHAAMPGMLTPAQMQALAAARGEEFDRQFLTLMIQHHKGAVAMVETLFATDGAAQNETVFKLASDVNVDQITEIARMQDMLAALMFGTTAP
- a CDS encoding ABC transporter substrate-binding protein — its product is MSVRSRGLALLLVLGLWGCRDASRSTIGVAMGTDGVAAARLAAADVNAAGGIGGDSLRLRVTEMEAVAAAQRAIRVADSLASDPAVVAVVGHSNSAASLAASQIYNARQLAHVAPTTTAPLFSKAGPYSFRLVPDDRRQADFLVAEIVRSGARRVAVVYVNDDYGRALQLAVRAQLDRHATPVVYEAPYLEPGDSAQLAVVARAAANARPDLLVWLGRPPQLARVLATLRPLRPALPVLGSDAVDLGPVYEQPARFSLVRFVRFVDPAGPAPSLQAFRARFVAASGHEPTAEALLAYDATMLLAAAMRDGARTRAAVRDWLADVGSARPAHQGISGPIAFDSAGDANRPLRLAEVRPDGVRAVSNP
- a CDS encoding hybrid sensor histidine kinase/response regulator; its protein translation is MIAGRGPLRGVSVRTLIAGGAATLVTIMVVATAGLLLVTSRMRLALEREARTMLAEQQIVDRINRDVARQLLYAASYLDDPRPETLADFRDRGESVYTAVRRYLFRDLSLPQRLQVERVKELHQALEVRAQEAFDARRDSTPDVVRVRAAAVVAAGDPLQVALDRFLALRAADYDAALRRHGETLRRLYGAAALLAGLLFVSVLLALRFVQRRLLLPLDELSHAAQRLGAGDLAARVPLRHDDELARVGGSFNAMATSLGTLQHELRRSEDRYRRLVELSPDAVIVHADDRIQLVNDAARRQLGAASASQLVGRPLLDLVHPDAKPSAAERLRHVLAAEEPASAVELPFRRLDGQEVHGELAATAFEFEGRAATLMVVRDVTTRRKAEAALQAAEEQLRQAQKMEAVGRLAGGIAHDFNNLLTVIMSYAELLESAISAADPLRDDVAEIRAAARRASRLTGQLLAFSRKQVLRPRLTDLNAVVAEMVALLRRLIGADIDLRPELEPQLPAVEADTGQIEQVIVNLVVNARDAMPHGGRLHIRTRRVLLGADAIGDVPGARPGAYVVLSVTDTGTGMDRATQERVFEPFFTTKPTGKGTGLGLATVYGIVQQSGGHIRLRSELGLGTTLEIFLPQAANAELAAAIPEVAPGASGGSETVLLVEDDEAVRALARRILQRGGYTVIEAANGDQAIRLAAEHRGPLDLLLTDVVLPGIGGRELAARLEAARPGLPVLFTSGYTEDEVLRRGIHAHTERFVPKPYAPHELLAHVRGALDARRTSAS